A single region of the Thermoanaerobacterium aotearoense genome encodes:
- the pflA gene encoding pyruvate formate-lyase-activating protein translates to MGKIHSIETCGTVDGPGIRYVVFMQGCPLRCAYCHNPDTWNYNGGKEVSTDEIFNDAKRYIPYMKSSGGGVTLTGGEPTLQPEFCEDLFKKLKASGIHTALDTSGYVNIDKVKELVKHTDLFLLDIKHIDDESHKKLTGVSNRKTLEFARYLSDEGKKMWIRHVIVPGITDDMEEIRKLADFVSSLKNVDRVEILPYHKMGVYKYEALGIPYRLKGINPPDTSKIKEIKEEFRKRDIKVV, encoded by the coding sequence ATGGGGAAGATACATTCAATAGAGACATGTGGTACTGTAGATGGGCCTGGCATAAGGTACGTAGTCTTTATGCAAGGTTGTCCTTTAAGGTGCGCTTATTGCCATAACCCTGACACATGGAATTATAACGGTGGTAAAGAAGTATCAACAGATGAGATATTTAACGATGCAAAAAGATATATACCGTACATGAAATCATCAGGCGGCGGCGTGACGCTGACAGGTGGAGAGCCTACATTACAGCCTGAATTTTGCGAAGATCTATTTAAAAAGCTTAAAGCGTCTGGCATACACACTGCATTAGACACATCGGGATATGTGAATATAGATAAAGTAAAAGAACTTGTAAAACACACTGATCTTTTTTTGCTTGATATAAAGCACATTGATGATGAAAGCCATAAAAAGCTTACAGGAGTGTCGAATAGAAAGACTTTGGAGTTTGCAAGATACCTTTCCGATGAAGGCAAGAAAATGTGGATAAGGCATGTGATAGTACCTGGAATAACGGATGATATGGAAGAGATAAGGAAATTGGCTGATTTTGTCTCATCATTGAAAAATGTAGATAGAGTTGAGATACTTCCGTATCATAAAATGGGTGTGTATAAATATGAGGCACTTGGGATACCATATAGATTGAAGGGAATAAATCCTCCTGACACATCAAAAATTAAAGAGATAAAAGAAGAGTTTAGGAAAAGAGATATAAAAGTGGTCTAA